One Meiothermus sp. CFH 77666 DNA window includes the following coding sequences:
- a CDS encoding type II toxin-antitoxin system Phd/YefM family antitoxin: protein MKHVWQLQEAKARFSEVVERALGGEPQTVTRRGRPAVVVLDWVTYTQLRGQDFSLLEALCPSEPLSDEETEALANRPETGYREVSF, encoded by the coding sequence GTGAAACACGTCTGGCAACTTCAGGAAGCCAAAGCCCGGTTTTCCGAGGTGGTGGAGCGGGCGCTGGGGGGTGAGCCGCAGACCGTGACCCGGCGGGGTCGGCCTGCGGTGGTGGTGCTGGACTGGGTTACCTACACCCAGCTTCGTGGCCAGGATTTCTCCCTTCTTGAGGCGCTGTGCCCCTCAGAACCCCTCTCCGACGAGGAAACTGAGGCCCTGGCCAACCGGCCAGAAACGGGCTACCGGGAGGTCAGCTTTTGA